From one Methanomassiliicoccales archaeon genomic stretch:
- the arcS gene encoding archaeosine synthase subunit alpha produces MIEVISRGGPGRIAKWSRGETILETPNILFFSSRNYPLPSFAQLLIKANDEGQREIIDSCNRRLIAFPPEDYVKPTLSWLSAKGDGISRVSEDAAIVRAAPGEITNRCIGIENSSAEIVSLEGAFELRRNARLLVESIVRLREAIGPSKLIYLPGIMDPSNLAVLVYLGVDLFDSSFLIYSGNLGLLCLPEGSVPADQTSWLSPGDTCESIIKFNLESAWRELQLVKLMMKRGHLREFVELRANVNPWAVAVLRILDLEFYEYQEKYTPVTGQKIFCNSKESLYRPDVWRHRRRMLERYKPPSSKKVLLLLPCSAKKPYSFSRTHRIIENIITSIENWRVVHQVVVTSPLGLVPMELELFYPAAHYDVPVTGHWDMEERSIVVDMIRSLAKHNYVATVCHLGEEMDFVSESIDCLTTSVGSPTSRESLETLKVELARICKDLPVVSKEEDRLCQLESIARFQFGHGGEILLEGCEVRGKYPYLKIMEDDKQVAILTPERGMLSLTLRGAEKILPIRRNWVEIEDFELKGNLFVAGVRDADRSLRIGDEAVVLRDGSLKAVGIASMCGEEMVRSKRGEAVNVRHLAQE; encoded by the coding sequence ATGATCGAAGTGATTTCCAGGGGAGGACCCGGAAGGATCGCCAAGTGGTCACGCGGTGAAACGATACTTGAAACGCCTAACATTCTTTTCTTTTCGTCTAGAAATTATCCCCTGCCATCCTTCGCTCAATTACTTATAAAAGCAAATGATGAGGGCCAGCGCGAAATCATCGATTCATGCAATCGGCGACTGATTGCGTTTCCACCAGAGGACTATGTCAAACCAACATTATCGTGGCTCTCAGCGAAAGGTGATGGTATCTCACGGGTATCAGAGGACGCGGCGATTGTTCGAGCTGCACCAGGTGAGATCACTAATCGGTGTATAGGAATCGAAAATTCAAGCGCAGAAATCGTTTCATTAGAGGGAGCGTTTGAGCTTAGAAGAAATGCGAGATTGCTCGTTGAGAGCATTGTGAGGTTGAGGGAGGCGATTGGACCAAGCAAGCTGATTTACCTGCCAGGGATTATGGATCCCAGTAATCTCGCGGTTCTCGTTTATCTCGGAGTCGATTTATTCGACTCATCTTTTCTGATCTACAGCGGCAATCTCGGACTCTTGTGTCTTCCAGAGGGATCGGTGCCTGCCGATCAAACGTCATGGTTATCTCCCGGCGACACTTGCGAGTCTATTATTAAATTCAATTTGGAATCTGCGTGGAGAGAGCTTCAACTTGTAAAACTCATGATGAAACGAGGTCACCTGAGGGAATTTGTCGAACTACGTGCAAATGTCAATCCTTGGGCTGTTGCGGTTCTCCGAATTCTTGATCTGGAATTCTATGAGTACCAAGAGAAATACACGCCAGTGACTGGTCAGAAGATCTTCTGCAATTCGAAAGAATCACTTTATAGACCTGATGTCTGGCGTCATCGACGAAGGATGCTCGAGCGCTACAAGCCACCTTCGAGCAAGAAGGTTCTCCTCCTGCTCCCTTGTTCAGCTAAAAAACCTTATTCCTTTTCTCGGACGCATCGGATTATTGAAAACATCATCACGTCGATTGAAAACTGGCGGGTCGTGCATCAGGTGGTTGTGACCTCGCCTCTAGGTCTCGTTCCAATGGAACTTGAATTATTCTATCCAGCTGCTCATTACGACGTGCCGGTGACGGGACATTGGGATATGGAAGAGAGGTCGATTGTGGTAGATATGATCAGGTCACTTGCCAAACATAATTATGTGGCCACTGTGTGCCATCTGGGGGAAGAGATGGATTTTGTTAGTGAGAGTATCGATTGTCTTACCACCTCCGTCGGCAGCCCGACATCGAGGGAATCACTTGAGACCTTGAAGGTGGAACTGGCGAGGATATGCAAGGATCTGCCGGTTGTGAGCAAAGAGGAAGATCGCCTCTGTCAACTGGAATCGATTGCGCGATTTCAATTTGGGCACGGTGGAGAAATCCTCCTCGAGGGTTGTGAAGTGCGGGGTAAGTATCCCTATCTAAAAATCATGGAAGATGACAAACAGGTCGCTATTCTCACCCCAGAGCGAGGGATGCTCTCTTTAACATTAAGAGGCGCTGAAAAGATTCTGCCGATAAGAAGAAATTGGGTCGAGATCGAGGATTTTGAGTTGAAGGGAAATCTTTTCGTCGCTGGCGTCAGGGACGCGGATAGGAGTTTAAGAATCGGCGATGAAGCAGTTGTTTTGAGAGACGGGTCGCTGAAGGCAGTTGGGATCGCCTCTATGTGCGGGGAAGAGATGGTACGCTCCAAGCGTGGCGAGGCTGTAAATGTCAGGCATCTGGCACAAGAGTAG
- a CDS encoding DsrE family protein, protein MAESIAVLITKPPYGTEDAFAGLRLALAMIASGIIERTSVVLIGDGTLNAVASQKPDTIQMPSNIEAIQDVLDFDAPVYCVREDLFERVGEIETMTGVEMVTWEEARSIISEHRLVTTF, encoded by the coding sequence ATGGCTGAAAGTATCGCTGTATTGATTACAAAGCCACCATATGGTACGGAAGATGCTTTCGCAGGGCTTCGACTTGCTCTCGCAATGATCGCAAGTGGCATCATCGAAAGAACATCAGTCGTGTTGATTGGTGACGGGACGCTGAACGCAGTTGCATCCCAGAAACCAGATACGATTCAAATGCCTTCGAACATCGAGGCGATCCAGGATGTCCTCGATTTCGATGCTCCTGTATACTGTGTTCGAGAGGACCTTTTTGAAAGAGTAGGCGAGATCGAGACAATGACGGGCGTTGAAATGGTGACTTGGGAAGAAGCGCGCTCAATCATCTCGGAACACCGGCTCGTTACGACGTTCTGA
- a CDS encoding DsrE family protein, whose amino-acid sequence MAKTLTIHIRSGTMMNMDANVMVKIAEAAIAKGYKVNIFGYGEGVMTIKEGQDPKRFPNIGKILQELADKGATIAVCETCCAARGIKRGEEIKGSKIGSLTNDLSKFIAESDRMITLAR is encoded by the coding sequence ATGGCAAAGACACTGACGATTCATATTAGGTCTGGAACAATGATGAATATGGATGCCAACGTCATGGTGAAAATCGCTGAGGCGGCGATCGCCAAGGGTTACAAAGTTAACATTTTTGGATACGGTGAAGGGGTTATGACGATCAAGGAAGGGCAGGATCCAAAACGGTTTCCCAATATCGGGAAGATCCTTCAGGAACTCGCTGACAAGGGAGCGACGATTGCGGTTTGTGAAACCTGCTGTGCGGCACGCGGAATCAAGAGAGGTGAGGAAATCAAAGGTTCTAAGATCGGGAGCCTCACCAACGACCTATCGAAATTCATTGCAGAAAGTGATCGAATGATAACGTTGGCAAGGTGA
- the tusB gene encoding sulfurtransferase complex subunit TusB produces MPSVLFVLLKSPSEYHSLEHLHKIAGNEKRAAVLFEDAVYFAVDRRRSKELLDIVGRAYIISDDLKARGFSEQDAKGYEVIDYPAVVDLIMEEYDQIITV; encoded by the coding sequence ATGCCCTCAGTTCTTTTCGTACTGCTTAAATCACCATCTGAGTATCACTCTCTGGAACATCTCCATAAAATCGCTGGGAACGAAAAGAGAGCTGCTGTTCTCTTTGAGGATGCCGTTTATTTCGCCGTCGACAGAAGGAGGAGTAAAGAGCTTCTCGATATCGTTGGTAGGGCGTACATAATCTCAGACGATTTAAAAGCTAGAGGGTTCAGCGAACAAGATGCGAAGGGATACGAAGTCATTGATTACCCTGCCGTCGTCGATCTCATCATGGAAGAATATGATCAGATAATTACCGTATGA
- a CDS encoding DsrE/DsrF/DrsH-like family protein, which yields MTEAKKLSIVVSEGTFDKAMMSVILANTAASMGMEVHVFYTFFGLSLLKKGANPKLPGIYRLFTGVFRKRMAKIGIEDFSNQLKMAIELGVNVYACSTTMNLMQVKKEDMIDGVKVLGAAAFLNIAADSDIQLFIG from the coding sequence ATGACAGAAGCAAAGAAATTATCGATAGTCGTTTCAGAAGGAACCTTTGATAAGGCGATGATGTCAGTCATACTGGCCAATACCGCGGCAAGCATGGGAATGGAAGTCCATGTCTTCTACACGTTTTTCGGTTTGAGTCTACTCAAGAAAGGAGCGAACCCAAAATTGCCTGGGATATACAGACTATTTACCGGCGTCTTCAGAAAACGCATGGCGAAAATCGGAATTGAGGACTTTTCAAATCAGCTCAAAATGGCCATAGAGCTAGGCGTTAATGTTTATGCTTGCAGTACGACGATGAATCTCATGCAAGTGAAGAAGGAAGACATGATTGATGGCGTGAAGGTGCTTGGAGCTGCCGCATTCCTGAACATCGCCGCTGACTCAGACATACAGTTGTTCATAGGATAG
- a CDS encoding DsrE family protein, with translation MDKLLIIATHAEDNPEKATLPFVVAVTALASEMQPVVALQSMGVYLAKKGYAKMVHESSFPPVDELIESYLSSGGKLLVCSPCMKKRGIEPSDLIDGAVVVNAPTLVKEIGEAKAVLTY, from the coding sequence ATGGATAAGTTATTGATTATTGCAACACATGCAGAAGATAATCCAGAAAAGGCAACGCTACCTTTTGTTGTCGCGGTGACGGCACTTGCGTCTGAGATGCAACCAGTTGTCGCACTACAATCGATGGGCGTGTATCTTGCAAAGAAAGGATATGCGAAAATGGTTCACGAATCCAGTTTCCCACCAGTCGACGAACTGATTGAATCGTACCTCAGTAGTGGTGGGAAACTCCTTGTTTGTTCGCCCTGCATGAAAAAAAGGGGGATTGAACCGAGTGATTTGATCGATGGGGCCGTCGTCGTAAACGCCCCGACCCTTGTAAAGGAAATCGGCGAAGCCAAGGCGGTTTTGACATACTAG
- a CDS encoding sulfurtransferase TusA family protein produces the protein MKTEILDCRGLMCPMPIVKLAKKIKEVEPGSLIELIADDVGSKEDVPAWCKRTGNELVEMKEEGGVYKYIIKKK, from the coding sequence ATGAAAACAGAAATACTCGACTGCAGAGGACTTATGTGTCCGATGCCGATCGTCAAACTGGCAAAGAAGATCAAGGAAGTGGAGCCTGGCAGCCTCATCGAACTCATTGCTGACGATGTCGGTTCCAAGGAAGATGTTCCAGCGTGGTGCAAGAGAACGGGAAATGAACTCGTTGAGATGAAGGAGGAAGGGGGAGTTTATAAGTATATTATAAAAAAGAAATGA
- a CDS encoding helix-turn-helix domain-containing protein — MIPERLLSEVTTCQDIAKCAFNLNDFELLVYRKLSEVGPSSANKLAEILEKERSTVYRALQKLVACGLCYRETKGIERGGYYHLYTAIDRRELKQKLEECVENWYSKLKEALSKFG, encoded by the coding sequence ATGATACCCGAAAGACTCCTCTCAGAGGTTACAACCTGCCAAGACATCGCCAAATGTGCTTTCAATCTCAATGATTTTGAGCTACTTGTCTACAGGAAATTATCAGAGGTCGGTCCATCTAGTGCCAACAAGTTGGCCGAAATATTGGAAAAGGAAAGAAGCACTGTCTATAGAGCGCTCCAGAAACTCGTCGCATGCGGTTTGTGTTACAGAGAGACCAAAGGGATCGAGAGAGGAGGGTACTATCATCTTTACACAGCGATCGACCGAAGGGAATTAAAACAGAAACTCGAAGAGTGCGTCGAGAACTGGTACTCAAAGCTCAAGGAAGCACTTTCAAAATTTGGCTGA
- the pyrB gene encoding aspartate carbamoyltransferase, with protein sequence MATSKRSYRHFDNSEMRNMSTFRNSDIVSIRDLSKESIEQIMDLAERMIPYARGEKKTRVLEGRILANLFFEPSTRTRLSFESAMVRLGGEVLDVSYPLMTSVAKGETLADTIRMVESYADVIVLRHPHEGAARLAAHFSTKPVINGGDGAGQHPTQTILDLFTIRREKGKIEGMNVVMVGDLKYGRTAHSLAEALALFGAHLWLVAPQNLQMPKETIKEVERLGQKPKLASKLEEVIAEADVLYVTRIQRERFPDPSEYLKVAGSYRIDKSILREAKKDLIIMHPLPRVDEIAPEVDNTPHARYFQQAFNGVPVRMAILLLLLGVDVNEGF encoded by the coding sequence ATGGCAACATCGAAGAGGTCATATAGGCACTTCGATAATTCAGAAATGAGGAACATGAGCACATTCAGGAATTCTGACATCGTTTCCATACGCGACTTGTCGAAAGAGAGTATTGAACAGATCATGGACCTCGCCGAAAGGATGATCCCTTATGCAAGAGGTGAAAAAAAGACAAGAGTGCTGGAAGGACGCATTCTCGCTAACCTCTTTTTCGAGCCCTCGACGAGGACGAGACTATCGTTCGAAAGTGCGATGGTGAGGCTCGGTGGCGAAGTCCTCGACGTTTCTTATCCGTTGATGACATCGGTCGCAAAGGGAGAGACGCTCGCTGACACAATCCGAATGGTTGAATCTTACGCAGATGTAATTGTCCTGCGACACCCTCATGAAGGAGCGGCGAGACTTGCGGCGCATTTCTCTACAAAACCAGTTATCAATGGAGGAGATGGCGCAGGTCAGCATCCAACCCAGACAATCCTCGACCTCTTCACGATTCGAAGAGAAAAAGGGAAGATCGAGGGAATGAATGTCGTGATGGTTGGCGATCTTAAATATGGGAGGACTGCACATTCTCTCGCCGAAGCGCTCGCACTTTTCGGGGCTCATTTGTGGCTCGTAGCACCTCAGAACTTACAGATGCCTAAGGAAACAATAAAGGAAGTTGAGCGATTGGGCCAGAAACCGAAGCTTGCTTCGAAACTGGAGGAGGTTATCGCAGAGGCAGATGTCCTCTATGTTACGAGAATCCAGAGAGAACGTTTTCCTGATCCGAGTGAGTACCTCAAGGTTGCTGGCTCTTACAGAATAGACAAATCTATTCTGAGGGAAGCAAAGAAAGACCTCATTATCATGCACCCATTGCCGCGCGTTGATGAAATCGCACCAGAGGTCGACAACACGCCTCACGCAAGGTACTTTCAACAGGCATTCAACGGTGTGCCAGTAAGAATGGCGATTTTGCTTCTTCTGCTAGGAGTGGATGTCAATGAAGGATTTTAG
- the pyrI gene encoding aspartate carbamoyltransferase regulatory subunit: MKDFRVTPIRNGTVIDHIECGMALKVLRIIGVDGEKIHSTVSVLMHVPSKKAGWKDVVKVEDRELDPSEVDKIALISPRATINIIRDFNVAEKYKVRLPDVVRGIVRCGNPNCITNLSEPVEPEFVVECKDPPILRCIYCDRILENISDHII; the protein is encoded by the coding sequence ATGAAGGATTTTAGAGTGACGCCAATAAGAAATGGTACGGTCATCGATCATATCGAATGTGGAATGGCGCTGAAGGTTCTTAGAATCATCGGGGTCGACGGTGAGAAGATCCATTCAACAGTCAGCGTTCTAATGCACGTGCCTTCAAAAAAAGCTGGATGGAAGGACGTTGTGAAGGTAGAAGACAGGGAACTCGATCCGAGCGAAGTCGACAAAATTGCGCTCATCTCTCCGCGAGCGACGATTAATATCATACGCGATTTCAACGTCGCGGAGAAATACAAGGTCAGACTGCCAGATGTTGTCAGAGGTATTGTCCGATGTGGAAATCCAAACTGTATCACCAACCTATCAGAGCCAGTTGAGCCGGAATTCGTCGTGGAGTGCAAGGATCCGCCGATCCTTCGCTGTATCTATTGCGACAGAATTCTAGAAAATATATCAGATCATATTATCTGA
- a CDS encoding roadblock/LC7 domain-containing protein, with the protein MRPAKSIESVLENIIREEMEKNPSIQNVFIISKTGLMIAGKSLSQIPSETFSAMIAIIYSSAESTKTENMKEKLEYVLAVFEKKKLFITEFNPNLLIVATVDREMDDLRVLDDLQRIVIRAKEELIWLR; encoded by the coding sequence TTGAGGCCAGCAAAATCGATTGAAAGTGTGCTTGAGAATATCATTCGCGAGGAGATGGAAAAAAACCCCTCTATTCAGAATGTCTTCATCATTTCGAAGACTGGTTTGATGATCGCAGGCAAATCTCTCTCTCAGATCCCCTCCGAAACATTCTCAGCGATGATCGCAATCATTTACTCATCAGCGGAATCGACAAAGACGGAGAACATGAAAGAAAAATTGGAATATGTTCTCGCCGTGTTTGAAAAGAAAAAATTATTCATTACGGAGTTCAACCCAAATCTCCTCATCGTCGCTACTGTAGACCGAGAAATGGATGATCTCCGTGTTCTTGACGATCTTCAAAGAATCGTCATCCGCGCGAAAGAAGAGCTAATCTGGCTAAGATAA
- a CDS encoding 4Fe-4S dicluster domain-containing protein: protein MPLRLDTLKCTGCGLCELACSFRRDRVITTMRSSIMLHLDDKKNYFGVMIKRPDDELVLGRPEGIEIQGKGNRGEEDGAGAKPILLREECDECNGEIPYCVKICPSGCLYEGE from the coding sequence GTGCCACTGCGACTTGACACCCTAAAATGCACAGGATGCGGGCTTTGCGAACTCGCTTGCAGTTTTAGGAGAGACCGCGTAATTACGACGATGAGATCAAGCATCATGTTGCATCTCGATGACAAGAAAAACTACTTTGGCGTCATGATCAAAAGACCTGACGATGAACTCGTGCTTGGCCGGCCTGAAGGAATCGAAATCCAGGGGAAAGGTAATCGGGGGGAGGAAGATGGTGCGGGTGCGAAGCCCATTCTACTCAGAGAAGAATGTGACGAATGTAACGGCGAGATTCCATACTGCGTGAAGATTTGTCCTTCTGGTTGCCTCTATGAAGGTGAATAG
- a CDS encoding aldehyde ferredoxin oxidoreductase N-terminal domain-containing protein, with product MDYMYTGNMIIVDLEKGEVHERSLDDDIVIRFLGGATVNNTLYQEFQDKDPVIIGTGLFTSSMIPCSSMSIMTARSPITGKVMHAPIVNFMGAELKLAGFDFIVIYGRSDDPAYLWLHDEIADILPAKEIWGKDTWKTVDYIRDEQGEDRIQVVSIGQAGENKGTIAQFIVNYWSEGDKVGFGARLGEMQLKAIGTRGMGELEVADAEPFFDLCVAAIEDARKRVDGAQGIRSLIPPSASLKNFDEIKHRDSACFGCPWPCRTFVKYNEPASVLKEGVEEPGVLIVDAPGYLAFLNAGFDAIESARLLELSSRLGIEPINASNLIQGQEFENARKSLVNLASQKSDVSSVVSVEGAYRPDVFSPFAPNGGDETAIALAYILGICPRYAARLGIDVERVSEFIKVCIDLDMEPSSLKSLARTIFT from the coding sequence ATGGACTATATGTACACTGGAAACATGATCATTGTTGACCTCGAAAAGGGAGAAGTCCATGAACGTTCACTCGACGATGACATAGTCATCCGTTTCCTCGGTGGCGCTACCGTCAACAACACCCTCTATCAGGAATTTCAAGACAAAGACCCAGTCATCATCGGAACAGGACTTTTCACTTCCTCGATGATCCCCTGCTCATCAATGTCTATCATGACTGCGCGATCTCCGATCACTGGGAAAGTAATGCACGCTCCAATCGTGAACTTCATGGGTGCAGAGCTCAAGCTTGCGGGGTTTGATTTTATCGTCATTTATGGAAGATCTGACGATCCTGCATACCTTTGGCTTCATGACGAAATTGCGGATATACTGCCTGCTAAAGAGATTTGGGGAAAGGATACTTGGAAGACTGTTGACTACATAAGAGATGAGCAAGGCGAAGATAGAATTCAGGTTGTTTCTATTGGTCAGGCGGGTGAAAACAAAGGTACGATTGCTCAGTTCATTGTGAACTATTGGTCAGAGGGGGACAAAGTCGGCTTTGGTGCGCGGTTGGGCGAAATGCAGTTGAAGGCGATTGGTACGAGAGGAATGGGTGAGCTCGAAGTCGCTGACGCGGAACCTTTTTTTGACTTGTGTGTTGCCGCAATAGAGGATGCGAGAAAGAGAGTTGATGGGGCCCAAGGGATTCGAAGTCTCATCCCTCCATCCGCATCTTTAAAGAATTTTGATGAGATCAAGCATCGTGATTCCGCATGCTTCGGTTGTCCCTGGCCCTGCAGGACTTTTGTGAAATACAATGAACCCGCATCTGTACTTAAAGAGGGGGTCGAGGAACCAGGCGTACTGATTGTAGATGCTCCTGGCTATCTTGCATTTCTTAACGCAGGCTTTGACGCAATCGAATCAGCAAGACTACTTGAACTATCAAGCAGACTTGGCATCGAGCCAATAAATGCCTCAAACCTCATTCAAGGCCAGGAGTTTGAAAACGCTAGGAAATCCCTCGTTAACCTGGCATCACAAAAATCTGATGTATCCTCGGTCGTATCGGTTGAAGGGGCATATAGACCAGACGTCTTCAGTCCCTTTGCCCCCAATGGCGGTGATGAAACCGCAATCGCACTTGCTTATATTCTTGGCATTTGCCCACGGTATGCAGCGAGACTGGGGATCGATGTCGAGCGTGTCTCGGAATTCATCAAGGTCTGCATTGATTTGGATATGGAACCATCGAGTTTGAAATCGCTAGCGAGAACTATTTTCACGTGA
- a CDS encoding AAA family ATPase yields MLGRILGTGIIGDDMKVIIVTGMPGAGKEEFVKVSKEMGFDVVRMGDVVRMEAAEKKIASDDQNIGNFAHSERLKYGYDIWAKRTVPLVKSKKTVIDGCRGESELSIFKDAFGEDLIVIAIHASARTRYDRLKRRNRSDAPANFEQFQERDQRELRWGLGNLIALADRVVVNEGTLEEFRENVRALLKEIDGNEVQDR; encoded by the coding sequence ATGTTGGGACGGATTCTTGGTACAGGGATCATCGGTGATGATATGAAAGTGATCATTGTGACGGGCATGCCAGGCGCAGGAAAAGAGGAGTTTGTCAAAGTCTCGAAAGAGATGGGGTTCGACGTTGTGAGAATGGGCGACGTTGTACGGATGGAAGCGGCAGAGAAGAAAATCGCATCAGATGACCAGAACATCGGGAATTTTGCTCATTCAGAGCGATTGAAATACGGATACGATATCTGGGCGAAAAGAACGGTTCCTCTGGTAAAGAGCAAAAAAACGGTCATTGATGGATGCAGGGGAGAATCGGAACTGTCCATATTCAAGGACGCATTTGGTGAGGATCTAATCGTCATCGCGATTCATGCTTCAGCGAGAACAAGATACGATCGCCTCAAGAGGAGAAATCGATCGGACGCGCCAGCGAATTTTGAACAGTTTCAGGAGAGGGATCAAAGAGAGCTCAGATGGGGGCTCGGCAATCTCATCGCTCTGGCCGACCGCGTAGTCGTCAACGAGGGGACACTCGAGGAATTCAGAGAGAACGTGCGAGCGCTTTTGAAGGAAATAGATGGAAATGAAGTTCAAGACCGTTAG
- a CDS encoding site-2 protease family protein: MGSIKGIPIYFHFTFLIIIPIFAAFFAFTGVKIDGIIFGFSFLDVSLPAKLVLGAICAITFFLTILLHEIGHSFIALRHGYRIKSITLFLFGGVAHLEETPRDPRVEGTMAFAGPATSFAIGFVLIAIALLLNDLPRGNVPIQALRIMCGTIGFYNLLLGGFNLIPAFPMDGGRILRSILASQVGMLRATDMAVKIGKGIAVAMIVIGIVFFDIFIVLVALFIYTGASEEAQMTKLMLALEGVKVHTIMNPNVYWLEPSMSVDEALKKMIVERRLTYPVVENGVLLGIITSQAVASVPLNERSNVKVAQIVNPSMPYVRDYMDASEILKIMSPQNDFVVVLDSRDEFVGSISRDEFKRIVSLLAVQKGIPLN; the protein is encoded by the coding sequence ATGGGATCGATCAAGGGAATTCCCATTTACTTTCACTTCACTTTTCTCATCATTATCCCGATCTTTGCGGCATTTTTTGCATTTACTGGCGTGAAAATTGACGGCATTATTTTTGGCTTTTCATTTCTTGACGTCTCCCTTCCCGCGAAGCTGGTGCTCGGTGCTATTTGTGCGATCACTTTCTTCCTCACCATTCTCCTCCATGAGATTGGTCACTCCTTCATCGCGCTGAGGCACGGGTATCGCATCAAGAGCATCACTCTTTTCTTGTTTGGTGGTGTGGCGCACCTCGAGGAGACGCCGCGTGATCCAAGAGTTGAGGGCACCATGGCATTTGCTGGTCCCGCGACGAGTTTTGCAATTGGATTTGTTCTCATCGCAATTGCGTTACTTCTCAACGATCTTCCGCGAGGAAACGTGCCTATTCAAGCTTTAAGAATCATGTGCGGCACGATTGGCTTCTATAATCTGTTGCTCGGAGGATTCAATCTCATCCCTGCTTTTCCGATGGACGGAGGAAGGATTCTGAGGTCGATACTCGCGTCCCAAGTCGGGATGTTAAGGGCAACGGATATGGCAGTGAAGATTGGCAAAGGAATCGCCGTCGCAATGATAGTGATCGGGATCGTCTTCTTTGATATTTTCATCGTGCTCGTCGCTCTCTTTATTTACACGGGCGCGTCGGAAGAAGCACAGATGACGAAACTCATGCTCGCCCTCGAGGGCGTGAAGGTTCACACGATCATGAATCCAAATGTTTACTGGCTTGAACCATCAATGAGCGTCGATGAAGCTTTGAAGAAAATGATAGTGGAGCGACGCTTAACATATCCCGTCGTCGAGAATGGTGTACTTCTGGGCATCATTACTTCTCAGGCGGTCGCAAGCGTTCCTCTGAATGAGAGGAGTAACGTGAAGGTAGCTCAAATTGTAAATCCCTCGATGCCCTATGTGAGGGACTACATGGACGCCTCCGAAATACTCAAGATCATGTCACCACAGAATGATTTTGTAGTTGTTTTGGATTCAAGGGATGAATTCGTCGGAAGCATATCGAGAGATGAATTCAAGAGGATCGTCTCTTTGCTCGCCGTTCAGAAGGGAATCCCGCTCAACTAG